One Candidatus Methylomirabilota bacterium genomic region harbors:
- a CDS encoding extracellular solute-binding protein, which translates to MKRFWAVAVGAAVLFGLAVMTHGPLAPRGASAARPYEGTTVRAVVNAEYVKYSLSLVEQDLYDKLGIKLETEVIPIDAFVAKTLLEFNSGKSPWDLIMFGGSNMPDYGRHFEPLENWISKLRLDFAMEDIPEVYKKLFLKHNGKIVAMPYDGDVHMLFWNKVAFERPENKKKFKAKYGYELAPPQTWKQWDDQSEFFQGWGWDGSDKKLFGAGASYKPSGGGYSYYWWRQRFFAYGGQYFDAEMKPLVNTPAGIRALEEMVRTMPNYPPGVMLFESEEPKTMLVKGDVPMLYSWTSTGKRVGNAAESVIVGKAGFGIVPGAEIDGKIVHRPALTPGRGMAVSIYSQKKEATMKVLEFISNPEQSLKIVMDPKTIMDPWRISHFRSQKFQQAFPGASEYLAAIEKTFPHVVPDPIIPGANDYQRKLSFEITEALAKRKQPKEALDAAAAEWDKITDRRGRDKQKAQWGEKMGEMKQLGIEYHADWAAKAK; encoded by the coding sequence ATGAAACGCTTCTGGGCAGTGGCGGTAGGGGCGGCGGTACTGTTCGGGCTCGCGGTCATGACCCACGGCCCGCTCGCCCCGCGGGGCGCGAGCGCCGCCCGTCCCTACGAAGGCACGACCGTCCGCGCGGTGGTCAACGCGGAGTACGTCAAGTACTCGCTCTCCCTGGTCGAGCAGGACCTCTACGACAAGCTCGGCATCAAGCTCGAGACCGAGGTGATCCCGATCGACGCGTTCGTGGCCAAGACCCTGCTCGAGTTCAACTCGGGCAAGAGCCCCTGGGACCTCATCATGTTCGGCGGATCCAACATGCCGGACTACGGCCGACACTTCGAGCCGCTCGAGAACTGGATCAGCAAGCTCCGGCTCGACTTCGCGATGGAGGACATCCCGGAGGTCTACAAGAAGCTCTTCCTCAAGCACAACGGCAAGATCGTGGCGATGCCCTATGACGGCGACGTCCACATGCTGTTCTGGAACAAGGTCGCCTTCGAGCGCCCGGAGAACAAGAAGAAGTTCAAGGCCAAGTACGGCTACGAGCTGGCCCCGCCGCAGACCTGGAAGCAGTGGGACGACCAGTCGGAGTTCTTCCAGGGTTGGGGCTGGGACGGCAGCGACAAGAAGCTCTTCGGGGCTGGCGCCTCCTACAAGCCGAGCGGCGGCGGCTACTCCTACTACTGGTGGCGGCAGCGCTTCTTCGCGTACGGCGGCCAGTACTTCGACGCCGAGATGAAGCCACTCGTCAACACGCCGGCGGGGATCCGGGCGCTCGAGGAGATGGTCCGGACCATGCCGAACTATCCCCCCGGCGTCATGCTCTTCGAGTCGGAAGAGCCCAAGACGATGCTCGTCAAGGGCGACGTGCCCATGCTCTACTCGTGGACCAGCACCGGCAAGCGGGTCGGTAACGCGGCGGAGTCGGTGATCGTCGGCAAGGCCGGCTTCGGCATCGTCCCCGGCGCCGAGATCGACGGCAAGATCGTGCACCGGCCCGCCCTCACGCCCGGCCGCGGCATGGCCGTCTCGATCTACTCGCAGAAGAAGGAAGCGACCATGAAGGTCCTCGAGTTCATCTCGAATCCGGAGCAGAGCCTCAAGATCGTGATGGATCCCAAGACGATCATGGATCCCTGGCGGATCTCGCACTTCCGCTCCCAGAAGTTCCAGCAGGCCTTCCCGGGCGCCAGCGAATACCTGGCCGCCATCGAGAAGACCTTCCCGCACGTGGTGCCGGACCCGATCATCCCGGGCGCCAACGACTACCAGCGCAAGCTGTCCTTCGAGATCACCGAGGCCCTGGCCAAGCGCAAGCAGCCCAAGGAGGCCCTCGACGCCGCCGCCGCGGAGTGGGACAAGATCACCGACCGGCGCGGGCGCGACAAGCAGAAGGCCCAGTGGGGCGAGAAGATGGGCGAGATGAAGCAGCTCGGCATCGAGTATCACGCCGACTGGGCGGCGAAGGCCAAGTAG
- the pgi gene encoding glucose-6-phosphate isomerase, with product MSVPGPAWSALQRHYEKVRDIHLRSLFAEDPSRGERLTVEAAGLYLDYSKHRVTDETLRLLLDLATEAGLRRRIDAMFAGDRINVTERRAVLHVALRAPRGQRITVDGEDVVPAVHAVLDRMADFSSRVRSGAWTGFTGKAIRNVINIGIGGSDLGPAMAYEALRPYSDRRLTLRFVSNVDGADFVEATRDLDPAETLFIISSKTFTTLETLTNAHAAREWSLRALGDERAVARHFVAVSTNATEVEKFGIDTANMFEFWDWVGGRYSVDSAIGLSLMIAIGAEHFRAMLAGMHEMDEHFRTAPFDRNLPVLLGLIGIWYVNFFGAETHAVLPYSHYLARLPSYLQQLDMESNGKSVDLDGHRVTVETGPVIWGTAGTNGQHAYYQLIHQGTRLIPCDFIGIARPPTPLGHHQDLLTANLFAQTEALAFGKTAAEVAAEGVPAFQVPHRTFEGNRPSSTLLAAELTPATLGRLIALYEHKVFVQGSIWRIDSFDQWGVELGKVLAGRVAPELERPDAPRLGHDSSTNALIRRYRRLRDRAV from the coding sequence ATGAGCGTTCCCGGCCCCGCGTGGTCGGCGCTGCAGAGGCACTATGAGAAGGTCCGTGACATCCACCTGCGATCGCTGTTCGCGGAGGACCCGTCGCGCGGCGAGCGGCTGACCGTCGAGGCGGCCGGCCTCTATCTCGACTACTCGAAGCACCGCGTCACCGACGAGACGCTGCGCCTGCTGCTCGACCTGGCGACGGAAGCCGGCCTGAGGCGGCGCATCGACGCCATGTTCGCCGGGGACAGGATCAACGTCACCGAGCGGCGCGCGGTGCTCCACGTGGCGCTGCGCGCGCCCCGGGGCCAGCGCATCACGGTGGACGGCGAGGACGTGGTCCCGGCGGTGCACGCGGTGCTGGACCGCATGGCCGACTTCTCCTCGCGGGTGCGGAGCGGGGCCTGGACCGGCTTCACCGGCAAGGCCATCCGCAACGTCATCAACATCGGGATCGGCGGCTCCGACCTGGGCCCGGCGATGGCCTACGAGGCGCTCCGCCCCTACAGCGATCGGCGGCTGACCCTGCGCTTCGTCTCCAACGTCGACGGCGCCGACTTCGTCGAGGCCACCCGCGATCTCGACCCGGCCGAGACCCTCTTCATCATCTCCTCCAAGACCTTCACCACCCTGGAGACGCTCACCAACGCGCACGCGGCCCGGGAGTGGTCCCTGCGCGCGCTCGGCGACGAGCGGGCGGTGGCGCGACATTTCGTGGCCGTGTCCACCAACGCGACCGAGGTGGAGAAGTTCGGCATCGACACCGCGAACATGTTCGAGTTCTGGGACTGGGTGGGCGGCCGCTACTCGGTGGATTCGGCCATCGGGCTCTCGCTCATGATCGCGATCGGGGCCGAGCACTTCCGGGCCATGCTCGCGGGCATGCACGAGATGGACGAGCACTTCCGCACCGCGCCCTTCGACCGGAACCTGCCGGTCCTGCTCGGGCTCATCGGCATCTGGTACGTGAACTTCTTCGGAGCCGAGACGCACGCGGTGCTGCCCTACAGCCACTATCTGGCTCGGCTGCCCTCCTATCTCCAGCAGCTCGACATGGAGTCGAACGGGAAGTCGGTGGACCTCGACGGCCATCGCGTGACCGTCGAGACCGGCCCGGTGATCTGGGGCACCGCGGGCACCAACGGTCAGCACGCCTACTACCAGCTGATCCACCAGGGCACGCGCCTCATCCCATGCGATTTCATCGGCATCGCCCGCCCGCCGACGCCCCTCGGGCACCATCAGGACCTGCTCACCGCGAACCTGTTCGCCCAGACCGAGGCGCTGGCCTTCGGCAAGACCGCGGCCGAGGTGGCCGCCGAGGGCGTGCCCGCGTTCCAGGTGCCGCACCGCACGTTCGAGGGCAACCGGCCGAGCAGCACCCTCCTGGCCGCCGAGCTGACGCCGGCCACGCTGGGACGCCTGATCGCCCTCTACGAGCACAAGGTCTTCGTGCAGGGCAGCATCTGGCGAATCGACTCGTTCGACCAGTGGGGCGTGGAGCTGGGCAAGGTTTTGGCCGGCCGCGTGGCGCCCGAGCTGGAGCGTCCGGACGCGCCGCGTCTGGGCCACGACAGCTCGACCAACGCGCTGATCCGCCGCTACCGACGGCTCCGCGACCGCGCGGTCTGA
- a CDS encoding acetate/propionate family kinase: MTDAPVVLCLNAGSSSLKFSVYRDGDRGLAEGAVEEIGREGARAWIKRTGGAPEQVSGRFADHGAAVAGVFDLLARHALPEPVAVGHRLVHGGEEHAAPERVTPALLAALRRLVPLAPLHMPSGLAGVEAVAAKYPTVPQVVCFDTAFHRDLPDVARRLPLPSSLPPVALRRFGFHGLSYEYIVSRLDAAAGRTVIAHLGNGASMAAVRDGRSVDTTMGLTPAGGFMMGTRTGDLDPGVLTYLMREAGYDADRLDRLVNRESGLLGVGGSADMKTLLERRDRDPQAALAVAMFCYQARQTIGALAAGLGGLDTLVFTGGIGERAAPVRAAICEGLGHLGVRLDPARNAAHGDPVSPPESRCAVRVIDTNEELMIARHCRAVLFPTRLEATR; this comes from the coding sequence GTGACCGACGCCCCGGTGGTGCTCTGCCTCAACGCGGGCTCCTCGTCGCTGAAGTTCTCGGTCTATCGGGACGGCGACCGCGGTCTGGCCGAGGGCGCGGTCGAGGAGATCGGCCGCGAGGGCGCGCGCGCCTGGATCAAGCGAACCGGCGGCGCGCCCGAGCAGGTCTCCGGCCGCTTCGCCGATCACGGGGCGGCGGTGGCCGGCGTGTTCGATCTGCTCGCGCGGCATGCCCTGCCCGAGCCGGTGGCGGTCGGCCACCGGCTGGTCCACGGCGGCGAGGAGCACGCGGCGCCGGAGCGGGTGACGCCGGCGCTGCTGGCCGCGCTGCGTCGTCTGGTCCCGCTGGCCCCGCTGCACATGCCGAGCGGACTGGCCGGCGTCGAGGCGGTCGCCGCGAAGTATCCCACGGTGCCGCAGGTGGTCTGCTTCGACACCGCGTTCCACCGCGACCTGCCCGACGTGGCCCGCCGCCTGCCGCTGCCGTCGTCGCTCCCGCCGGTCGCGTTGAGGCGGTTCGGATTCCACGGGCTCTCCTACGAATACATCGTGTCGCGGCTCGACGCGGCCGCGGGCCGGACGGTGATCGCGCATCTCGGCAACGGCGCGAGCATGGCCGCGGTGCGCGACGGCCGCTCGGTGGACACGACCATGGGGCTCACTCCGGCGGGCGGCTTCATGATGGGCACCCGCACCGGCGACCTCGATCCCGGCGTGCTCACCTACCTGATGCGGGAAGCCGGCTACGATGCCGACCGGCTCGATCGGCTCGTCAACCGGGAGTCGGGCCTGCTGGGTGTCGGCGGCAGCGCGGACATGAAGACCTTGCTCGAGCGCCGCGACCGCGATCCACAGGCCGCGTTGGCGGTGGCCATGTTCTGCTACCAGGCCCGCCAGACGATCGGTGCGCTCGCGGCCGGGCTCGGCGGCCTCGACACGCTGGTCTTCACCGGCGGCATCGGGGAGCGGGCGGCGCCGGTGCGCGCGGCCATCTGCGAGGGGCTCGGCCATCTCGGGGTCAGGCTCGATCCCGCGCGAAACGCGGCGCACGGCGACCCGGTGAGCCCTCCGGAGAGCCGCTGTGCCGTCCGAGTAATCGATACCAACGAGGAGCTGATGATCGCCCGGCACTGCCGCGCGGTCCTGTTTCCGACGAGACTGGAGGCGACACGATGA